One window from the genome of Bartonella sp. WD16.2 encodes:
- the tsf gene encoding translation elongation factor Ts: protein MSITALQVKELRELSGAGMMDCKTALAETNGDMEAAVDWLRKKGIAKADKKAGRTAAEGLIGAISKGLSAVLVEVNSETDFVARNDAFQEIVRNVAVAALDTQGSVESVSASIYPGSEKTIDATIKDAIGTIGENMTLRRSVKLSVKDGVVATYIHNSVADGLGKLGVIVAIETSGDKDAAVAFGRQVAMHIAATSPLALTAKDVDVNAIEREKAIFSDQARQSGKPENIIEKMVEGRMRKFYEEVVLLSQAFVMNPDVTVEAALRDAEKSIGAPAAITGFIRFALGDGVEKEETDFAAEVAAAAKS, encoded by the coding sequence ATGAGCATTACTGCTTTACAAGTAAAAGAACTTCGCGAACTATCAGGGGCTGGTATGATGGATTGCAAAACAGCTCTGGCGGAAACTAATGGTGATATGGAGGCTGCGGTTGATTGGCTCCGTAAAAAGGGAATAGCTAAAGCAGATAAGAAAGCTGGGCGTACAGCAGCTGAGGGGTTGATCGGTGCGATATCTAAGGGGTTAAGTGCTGTTTTGGTTGAAGTGAATTCTGAGACAGATTTTGTTGCGCGTAATGATGCTTTTCAGGAAATTGTGCGTAATGTAGCAGTTGCTGCTTTGGATACTCAGGGTAGTGTTGAATCTGTGTCTGCATCTATTTATCCAGGCTCTGAAAAGACTATAGATGCAACAATTAAAGATGCAATCGGCACAATTGGTGAGAATATGACGTTGCGTCGTTCGGTTAAACTGTCTGTTAAAGATGGTGTTGTTGCTACTTATATTCATAATAGTGTGGCTGATGGTCTTGGCAAACTTGGAGTTATCGTTGCTATTGAAACTTCTGGAGATAAAGATGCTGCTGTTGCTTTTGGTCGTCAGGTTGCAATGCATATTGCTGCAACCAGTCCATTAGCGTTAACAGCAAAGGATGTTGATGTTAACGCTATTGAGCGTGAAAAAGCAATTTTTTCAGATCAAGCACGTCAATCTGGAAAGCCTGAAAATATTATTGAAAAAATGGTAGAAGGGCGTATGCGTAAATTTTACGAAGAGGTTGTTTTGCTTTCTCAAGCCTTTGTTATGAATCCTGATGTTACTGTTGAAGCTGCTTTGAGGGATGCTGAAAAATCAATTGGGGCACCAGCAGCGATCACTGGTTTTATTCGTTTTGCATTAGGTGATGGTGTGGAAAAAGAAGAAACTGATTTTGCTGCGGAAGTTGCGGCTGCAGCAAAGAGCTAA
- the pyrH gene encoding UMP kinase produces MTLAFRYKRILLKVSGEALMGGQSFGIDVSVADRIASDIAEVRAMGVEVAIVIGGGNIFRGVAVASRGGDRVTGDHMGMLATAINSLALRTSLTKLGVETVVLSAIAMPQICESFSQRKAISYMNQGKVVIFAGGTGNPFFTTDSAATLRAAEIGADVLLKGTQVDGIYAADPKIDPTAKRFDQLTYVEILQWGLSVMDTTAVTLARENNVPIIVYSIHEEGGLVKVLNGTGRFTIVSE; encoded by the coding sequence ATGACGTTAGCTTTTCGATATAAACGTATTCTATTAAAAGTGTCTGGTGAAGCACTTATGGGGGGGCAAAGTTTTGGAATTGATGTATCAGTTGCGGATCGTATTGCTTCCGATATTGCTGAAGTACGGGCAATGGGTGTGGAAGTCGCTATTGTTATAGGTGGTGGTAATATTTTTCGTGGGGTTGCTGTTGCTTCGCGGGGTGGGGATCGTGTAACTGGAGACCATATGGGAATGCTTGCTACAGCTATTAATTCTTTAGCTTTACGTACATCATTAACGAAATTGGGGGTCGAAACGGTTGTACTGTCTGCGATTGCGATGCCGCAAATTTGTGAAAGTTTTTCGCAGCGTAAGGCAATAAGCTATATGAATCAGGGGAAAGTCGTTATTTTTGCTGGTGGTACAGGTAATCCATTTTTTACTACTGATTCTGCTGCTACTTTGCGCGCGGCAGAAATTGGGGCAGATGTCTTATTGAAAGGAACGCAAGTGGATGGCATTTATGCTGCTGATCCAAAGATAGATCCTACGGCTAAGCGTTTTGATCAATTAACATACGTTGAAATTTTACAATGGGGATTGTCTGTTATGGATACGACAGCGGTAACTTTAGCGCGTGAAAATAATGTACCGATTATTGTTTATTCTATTCATGAAGAAGGTGGTTTGGTTAAGGTATTGAATGGAACGGGTCGATTTACAATAGTATCGGAATAA
- the rseP gene encoding RIP metalloprotease RseP: MEFFHHIISSVGDLFLRGVGIVFVIVVIIFVHEIGHYLIGRWCGIRVSIFSLGFGPQIFSYTDKHGTQWRLALILLGGYVKFVGDKDGTSVLSSQSFPQVHGSFASAHAWKRAATVFAGPLFNILFSIIVLTFFFFSYGRVVIEPIVGSLVENAPAIQAGLVLGDRFIEMDGQRVESFEDLITYVTFHSEDPIEFKLERMGQVFKTVITPTVTERDDGFGNRIRVGMIGVGAPIDPVNPTRLDQAYEKHIRYNLLGAVREASKRAAFIITQTVFFVSRLMEGREDRCQLSGPSKTVKIAWQISDSGFISLLNFAAFLSIGIGLINLFPIPPLDGGHLLFYVIETVAGRQVPIKIQEIIFHIGFFVVFLFMIFALFNDYFCWFGY, encoded by the coding sequence TTGGAATTTTTTCATCATATTATATCTAGTGTAGGTGATTTGTTTTTAAGGGGGGTAGGTATTGTTTTCGTTATTGTAGTTATCATTTTTGTACATGAAATAGGACATTATCTTATTGGACGATGGTGCGGTATTAGGGTATCAATTTTTTCGCTTGGGTTTGGGCCACAAATATTCAGTTATACAGATAAACATGGCACACAGTGGCGTTTAGCACTTATTCTCTTGGGAGGATATGTGAAATTTGTAGGGGATAAAGATGGGACAAGTGTGCTATCATCACAATCGTTTCCACAAGTACATGGTTCATTTGCGAGTGCTCATGCATGGAAAAGAGCAGCAACTGTTTTTGCAGGTCCCTTATTTAATATTCTTTTTAGTATTATTGTTTTAACATTTTTTTTCTTTTCTTATGGGCGCGTCGTTATTGAACCTATTGTTGGTTCATTGGTGGAAAATGCTCCCGCTATTCAAGCGGGTTTGGTATTAGGTGATCGTTTTATTGAAATGGATGGTCAGCGGGTTGAAAGTTTTGAAGATTTAATAACTTATGTGACTTTTCATAGTGAAGATCCCATAGAGTTTAAATTAGAACGTATGGGGCAGGTGTTTAAGACAGTTATTACACCAACGGTAACTGAAAGGGATGATGGATTTGGTAATCGGATCCGGGTTGGCATGATCGGTGTGGGAGCACCTATTGATCCAGTTAATCCTACGCGTTTGGATCAAGCTTATGAGAAACATATTCGTTATAATCTTTTGGGAGCAGTAAGAGAGGCATCAAAGCGCGCGGCATTTATTATTACTCAAACAGTTTTTTTTGTTAGTCGTTTAATGGAGGGGCGAGAAGATCGTTGCCAGTTAAGTGGCCCTTCTAAGACTGTTAAGATTGCTTGGCAGATTAGTGATTCAGGATTTATCTCTCTTTTGAATTTTGCAGCTTTTCTATCAATTGGCATTGGCCTAATTAACCTTTTTCCAATTCCTCCACTTGATGGTGGGCATTTATTATTTTATGTAATTGAGACTGTTGCCGGAAGGCAAGTGCCAATTAAAATTCAGGAAATTATTTTCCATATAGGTTTCTTTGTTGTTTTCCTGTTTATGATTTTTGCACTATTTAATGATTATTTTTGTTGGTTTGGTTATTAA
- the frr gene encoding ribosome recycling factor — MNVTSMMDDLKRRMDGAVSAFKHELSGLRTGRASASLLEPLTVEAYGSTVPIQQVANISVPEPRMLSVSVWDKTMVGAVERAIRDSGFGFNPITDGVNLRIPIPELNEERRKELVKIAHQYAEQARVATRHIRRDGMDNLKKLEKEGEISQDESRNLSEKVQKLTDETITDIDKILSVKETDIMQV, encoded by the coding sequence ATGAATGTTACATCGATGATGGATGATCTGAAGCGTCGCATGGATGGTGCAGTTTCAGCTTTTAAACACGAATTGAGCGGTTTGCGAACTGGGCGAGCTTCAGCTAGTTTATTGGAGCCATTAACAGTTGAAGCTTATGGTTCTACTGTACCTATACAACAGGTTGCCAATATTTCTGTTCCAGAGCCACGTATGCTTTCAGTTTCTGTATGGGATAAAACGATGGTAGGGGCTGTGGAGCGCGCTATTCGCGATTCTGGCTTTGGTTTCAATCCCATTACAGATGGTGTGAATTTGCGTATTCCTATACCTGAATTAAATGAAGAACGCCGTAAGGAGCTAGTAAAAATTGCACATCAATATGCAGAACAAGCTCGTGTTGCCACTCGTCATATTCGTCGTGACGGTATGGATAATTTGAAAAAATTAGAAAAGGAAGGTGAAATTAGCCAAGATGAATCCCGTAATTTATCTGAAAAAGTTCAAAAACTTACAGATGAAACCATTACAGATATCGATAAGATTTTGAGTGTGAAAGAAACAGATATTATGCAAGTTTAA
- a CDS encoding ATP-dependent Clp protease adaptor ClpS codes for MILTKKLIFYTMQNRKSKSWSEDKYDTIIIPQIKSKFQKPKLYRVLLLNDDYTPMDFVVFILKNFLKKVLRKQHVLC; via the coding sequence ATGATATTAACTAAAAAACTCATATTTTATACTATGCAAAATAGAAAGAGCAAGAGCTGGAGTGAAGATAAATATGATACTATTATCATACCTCAAATTAAATCAAAATTTCAAAAACCTAAATTATACCGTGTTCTTTTACTGAATGATGATTACACACCTATGGATTTTGTTGTTTTTATTTTAAAGAATTTTTTAAAAAAAGTTTTGAGGAAGCAACACGTATTATGTTAA
- the rpsB gene encoding 30S ribosomal protein S2 — MALPDFTMRQLLEAGVHFGHQTQRWNPKMAPYIYGERNNIHIIDLAQTVPLLYQALKLVSDTVAHGGRVLFVGTKRQASDIIADAASRSAQYYVNARWLGGMLTNWKTISNSIHRLRKLDKILTAEAQGFTKKERLNLERDCEKLNRALGGIKDMGSVPDLMFIIDTNKENIAIQEAKRLGVPVIAIIDTNCDPDGIDYPIPGNDDASRAISLYCDLVARAALDGIARQQGAMNIDIGAQADMPVEPVLEDAVSSVVES, encoded by the coding sequence GTGGCATTACCAGATTTTACAATGCGCCAGCTTTTAGAAGCAGGTGTGCATTTTGGGCACCAGACACAGCGCTGGAATCCGAAAATGGCTCCCTATATTTATGGGGAGCGTAATAATATTCATATTATTGATCTTGCTCAGACTGTTCCGCTCTTGTATCAGGCGCTTAAACTTGTTTCAGATACGGTTGCACACGGGGGTCGTGTTTTATTTGTTGGCACCAAACGACAGGCATCTGATATTATTGCTGATGCAGCTAGTCGGTCAGCCCAATATTATGTTAACGCGCGTTGGCTTGGCGGTATGCTAACAAATTGGAAAACAATTTCTAATTCAATACACCGTTTACGTAAACTTGATAAAATTCTGACCGCTGAAGCGCAAGGCTTTACTAAAAAAGAACGGTTAAATCTTGAACGTGATTGTGAGAAATTGAATCGTGCGCTGGGCGGTATTAAGGATATGGGGTCTGTTCCGGATCTTATGTTTATTATTGATACAAATAAAGAAAATATTGCTATTCAAGAAGCAAAGCGTTTAGGTGTTCCTGTGATTGCTATTATTGATACAAATTGTGATCCTGATGGTATTGATTATCCGATTCCAGGTAATGATGATGCTTCGCGTGCAATTTCTCTTTACTGTGATCTTGTTGCACGTGCTGCTCTTGATGGTATTGCTCGTCAGCAAGGTGCGATGAATATTGATATAGGAGCTCAGGCTGATATGCCTGTGGAGCCTGTTTTGGAAGATGCGGTTTCTTCGGTTGTGGAATCTTGA
- a CDS encoding L-serine ammonia-lyase yields the protein MFLSVFELFKIGIGPSSSHTMGPMTAANMFLQEILAESLSCSSHVRISRIRVYLHGSLAFTGVGHATDKAIILGLLGEKVSTVDPNNMGILLEKVKQEKQVQPTGHPAYHFDLQNDLIFERKKVLSGHTNGLAFEGLDSDGNILLRRIYYSIGGGFVVTENELNDVNYNTKLETSQVPYPFDSASEMLLMAENSGLSIAEMKRINEETRMEHAVFDTALDEICSAMSDCIDRGLSQEGELPGGLRIPRRAKKLYQELLEDQKKNRNYSLWINDWLSVYAIAVNEENAAGGRIVTAPTNGAAGVVPSVLRCYLQFNNSSNREGMHNFLLTAAAIGGIIKHNASISGAEVGCQGEVGTASSMAAAGLTAALGGTPAQVENAAEIALEHHLGMTCDPVAGLVQVPCIERNAMGAVKAVTASSLALHGNGAHFVSLDACIETMRQTGYDMSERYKETSKGGLARNVTSC from the coding sequence ATGTTTCTATCTGTTTTTGAACTTTTTAAAATTGGTATTGGCCCTTCTAGCTCTCATACAATGGGGCCAATGACGGCTGCTAATATGTTTTTGCAAGAAATTCTAGCAGAGAGTTTATCTTGTTCATCTCATGTGAGGATTTCTCGAATTCGTGTTTATCTTCACGGTTCTTTGGCTTTTACTGGTGTTGGTCACGCTACAGATAAAGCTATTATATTAGGATTGTTGGGAGAAAAAGTGTCTACTGTTGATCCTAATAATATGGGGATTCTTTTAGAAAAAGTTAAACAGGAAAAACAGGTGCAACCAACAGGCCACCCTGCTTATCATTTTGATTTGCAGAATGATCTTATTTTTGAACGAAAAAAAGTTTTATCTGGGCATACTAATGGTCTTGCATTTGAAGGGCTTGATTCTGATGGGAATATCCTCTTACGGCGGATTTATTATTCTATTGGTGGCGGTTTTGTGGTAACCGAAAATGAATTAAATGATGTGAATTATAATACAAAATTAGAGACATCTCAGGTGCCATATCCTTTTGATTCGGCGAGTGAAATGTTACTAATGGCAGAAAATTCAGGCCTTTCGATTGCTGAAATGAAGCGTATCAATGAAGAAACAAGGATGGAGCATGCTGTTTTTGATACTGCACTCGATGAGATTTGTTCAGCTATGTCAGATTGTATTGATAGGGGGCTTTCACAAGAAGGTGAGTTACCGGGTGGGTTACGCATTCCAAGACGTGCCAAAAAACTATATCAAGAGCTTTTAGAAGATCAGAAAAAAAATCGTAACTACTCACTTTGGATCAATGATTGGCTTTCTGTATACGCTATAGCAGTAAATGAAGAAAATGCAGCTGGTGGCCGTATTGTCACTGCACCGACGAATGGTGCAGCTGGTGTTGTACCTTCTGTTCTACGTTGTTATCTGCAATTTAATAATAGTTCCAATCGAGAAGGGATGCATAATTTTTTGTTAACAGCAGCAGCTATTGGCGGTATCATTAAGCATAATGCTTCTATTTCTGGTGCAGAAGTTGGTTGTCAGGGTGAAGTGGGGACAGCATCTTCAATGGCAGCAGCAGGATTGACAGCAGCATTGGGTGGTACACCCGCTCAAGTTGAAAATGCTGCTGAAATTGCTCTTGAACATCATTTAGGAATGACATGTGATCCAGTCGCTGGCCTTGTACAAGTTCCATGTATTGAACGCAACGCTATGGGTGCTGTTAAGGCCGTAACAGCTTCTTCTCTTGCTTTACATGGTAATGGAGCACATTTTGTTTCTCTTGATGCTTGTATTGAAACAATGCGCCAAACAGGCTATGATATGAGTGAGCGCTATAAAGAGACAAGTAAAGGTGGCCTTGCACGCAATGTTACATCATGTTAG
- a CDS encoding HIT family protein encodes MKQVYDNNNIFAKLIRNEIPSVRVYEDNDVIAFMDIMPQAPGHTLVIPRKSCRNLLDADTEILFSVIKVVQKIANAVKIAFQADGITVMQFNEAASQQTVYHLHFHIIPRMEGVELKLHNDVITPTEILKEHAQKIRSVL; translated from the coding sequence ATGAAACAAGTGTATGATAATAATAATATTTTTGCTAAGTTGATTCGTAACGAAATTCCTTCCGTTCGTGTCTATGAAGATAATGATGTTATTGCGTTTATGGATATCATGCCCCAAGCTCCAGGACATACATTAGTTATTCCCCGAAAAAGCTGTAGAAATTTATTAGATGCAGATACGGAAATATTGTTTTCAGTCATTAAAGTTGTTCAAAAAATTGCTAATGCTGTTAAAATAGCTTTTCAAGCGGATGGTATCACAGTCATGCAATTTAATGAAGCAGCTAGTCAACAAACCGTTTATCATCTTCATTTCCATATTATACCGCGGATGGAAGGAGTAGAACTTAAACTCCATAATGATGTCATAACGCCTACAGAAATACTCAAAGAACATGCACAAAAAATCCGATCAGTTCTTTAA
- a CDS encoding RidA family protein: MTNSIESRLKKFGIVIPEATQPIANYIPTSQIGNQLFISGQLPLSCGKPVTIGKVGATVSAEQAKKSAEVCALNILAQIKLTLGDLTKIKRIIKITVFVAADPNFTDIPLVANGASDLFVNILGEVGKHARSAVGVCTLPMGVPVEVEAIIEI, from the coding sequence ATGACCAACTCAATTGAAAGTCGTTTAAAAAAGTTTGGTATTGTTATTCCTGAAGCAACACAACCCATTGCAAATTACATACCAACATCACAAATTGGTAATCAACTTTTCATTTCTGGTCAGTTACCACTGTCTTGTGGAAAACCAGTAACAATCGGAAAAGTTGGTGCAACTGTCAGTGCTGAACAAGCAAAAAAATCAGCAGAAGTATGTGCTCTTAATATCCTTGCACAAATAAAATTAACCCTTGGTGATTTAACTAAAATAAAACGTATAATAAAAATCACCGTCTTTGTTGCAGCAGATCCTAATTTTACTGATATACCTCTTGTCGCTAATGGAGCTTCTGATCTATTTGTCAATATTCTCGGTGAAGTGGGTAAACATGCTCGTTCTGCTGTCGGGGTCTGCACTCTCCCTATGGGAGTTCCTGTAGAAGTAGAAGCTATTATAGAAATCTAG
- a CDS encoding D-alanyl-D-alanine carboxypeptidase produces MYINWRKIAPFYKRIVAVFIVLAISYSSVKATPKEAYPDKYAAIVIDAHTGKTLFQANATLKRYPASLTKMMTLYMLFEAMEVRRVTPNTPIPVSAYAAARPPTKIGFKAGQTISVEEAAKALITKSANDVATAVGEYLGGSEPKFARMMTVKARKLGMTNTRFANASGLPDARNYSTAKDMATLALALRKHFPQQYKLFKTTSFSFRGKTINNHNKLIKTIKGVDGIKTGYTQMSGSNLATSMHIEGRSIVAVVMGGKSSTERDIHMTNLLNRYLSKASRKKANEYLVAMVSYNLPTGAAIPIPVAKTNQTDLDDDVSALLTALAAQPNELNTAIAAVNQVIIPTPNPHKTTSVEIDKIITASLSTSGGWAIQIGSLPSKEQANTLLSKAKNTAYSALKHTSAHMQLFEKSGHRYYRARFVGFQSKKAAHDACSTLKKANFNCYTVIY; encoded by the coding sequence GTGTATATTAACTGGCGAAAAATTGCACCTTTCTACAAAAGAATAGTTGCTGTTTTTATTGTTTTAGCTATTTCTTATTCTTCAGTGAAAGCTACTCCTAAAGAAGCTTACCCTGATAAATACGCGGCTATTGTTATAGATGCACATACAGGAAAGACCTTATTTCAAGCCAACGCGACTTTAAAACGTTATCCTGCCTCTTTAACAAAAATGATGACGTTGTACATGCTCTTTGAAGCTATGGAAGTACGTCGCGTAACACCAAATACGCCCATCCCTGTCTCAGCTTACGCAGCAGCACGCCCACCAACGAAAATAGGCTTTAAAGCAGGTCAAACAATTTCTGTAGAAGAGGCCGCCAAAGCTCTCATTACAAAATCAGCAAATGATGTTGCTACTGCTGTAGGGGAATATCTTGGTGGCAGTGAACCAAAATTTGCTCGAATGATGACAGTAAAAGCCCGTAAACTTGGTATGACGAATACTCGTTTTGCAAATGCTTCAGGTCTTCCAGATGCCCGCAATTATTCTACAGCAAAAGATATGGCCACTCTAGCATTAGCTTTGCGCAAACATTTTCCCCAGCAGTACAAACTGTTTAAAACAACGAGTTTCTCTTTTCGTGGCAAAACAATTAACAACCATAATAAATTAATAAAAACAATAAAAGGCGTTGACGGAATTAAAACAGGCTATACACAAATGTCAGGTTCTAATTTAGCCACATCAATGCATATTGAAGGACGCTCCATTGTTGCTGTGGTAATGGGAGGAAAATCATCTACAGAGCGTGATATTCATATGACTAACTTGTTGAACCGGTATTTGTCAAAAGCAAGTCGTAAGAAAGCGAATGAATATTTAGTAGCTATGGTATCCTATAATTTACCCACTGGAGCAGCCATCCCTATACCTGTCGCTAAAACAAATCAAACTGACTTAGATGATGATGTCTCCGCACTTCTAACAGCACTTGCAGCGCAACCTAATGAGTTAAACACAGCTATAGCTGCTGTAAATCAGGTGATTATACCAACTCCTAATCCTCACAAAACCACATCTGTAGAGATAGATAAAATCATCACTGCTTCTTTATCTACAAGTGGTGGATGGGCCATTCAAATTGGTTCTCTTCCCAGTAAAGAACAGGCAAATACTCTGCTTTCAAAAGCCAAGAATACAGCTTATTCAGCTTTAAAACATACATCTGCACATATGCAACTATTTGAAAAAAGTGGACATCGTTATTATCGTGCCCGGTTTGTTGGTTTTCAATCAAAAAAAGCTGCGCATGATGCTTGTTCTACTTTAAAGAAAGCAAATTTTAACTGCTATACTGTAATCTATTAA
- the bamA gene encoding outer membrane protein assembly factor BamA, giving the protein MTTNSKLLSAASMLVLAIVLVASTVAVTSILVVEKAQASVIHSIEVHGNKFVDAQIIRDNIQIVIGRSLASDDIDAAVKRLFALGLFYDIKINQVGNKLIVTVKEYEVVNQVLFQGNRTLKDSDLKRFISLKPNETFSSAKLSADIRIIREAYSTVGRKNVAVTAQTIDLGKGRVNVVFNVVEGQKTKIADITFEGNNAFATRRLRDVISTRPSGIFSLLMRGDVYNEERLAADEEALRRFYYNRGYADFRIVSSKVVFDEKSNSYKINFVLDEGERYKIGDVQVESDIEGINTQFIKEALKTRPGIIYSAAYVEKSVAIINNKVADSGYAFAKVDPRGNRDFTNRTISIVYNIEQGPRVYVQRIEIRGNEKTRDYVIRREIDLNEGDAYNQTLVQRAKRRLENLGFFKAVNISMVPTDESDQVVLIVDVLEVPTGDLSFSGGYTTGGNTPGMSLEVSVTERNLGGRGQYVRLSLGAGQEKSRNYNFSFVEPHFLGYRLSAGVDIFRSTYRADNAYDVRQTGGSLRFGVSIFEQLSANLGYSYVQEEYDFGKGYDLTNDDVIRELYGKYSGAIVQAAKHSPWRRSSIVYGLTYNSIDDMNNPHDGLYIRATQEYAGLGGNAQFLKTTGKAMMYKTLSDEMDLVSLLSVGSGYIHAIGKDGVRIFDMFKSGTDMIRGFKYNGIGPRQVSNSGEAYFLGGKTYMNATAELQFPIPIVPESLGFRGAVFADAATLYGHNYKPVLQNEMPVTDTGSAWRTSAGVSLMWESPFGPLRVNYAWPITQQKGDQVQKFEFGISTKF; this is encoded by the coding sequence ATGACTACAAATTCGAAACTTCTTAGCGCAGCATCTATGTTGGTGTTAGCTATAGTTTTAGTTGCTTCAACAGTAGCCGTTACGTCAATTTTGGTGGTTGAAAAAGCACAAGCATCTGTCATTCATTCTATTGAAGTTCATGGTAATAAATTTGTGGATGCTCAGATAATTCGGGATAACATACAAATTGTAATTGGAAGAAGTTTAGCGAGTGACGATATTGATGCTGCAGTGAAACGTCTTTTTGCGTTAGGTTTGTTCTATGATATTAAAATAAATCAGGTAGGCAATAAGCTGATTGTTACAGTTAAAGAATATGAAGTAGTTAATCAGGTATTGTTTCAAGGGAATAGAACACTCAAAGATTCTGATCTTAAACGTTTTATTTCTTTGAAACCGAATGAAACTTTTAGTTCTGCTAAGCTTTCAGCTGATATAAGGATAATTCGGGAAGCTTATAGTACTGTTGGTCGAAAAAATGTTGCTGTCACAGCTCAGACTATTGATTTAGGGAAAGGGCGTGTGAATGTAGTTTTCAACGTTGTTGAAGGTCAGAAAACGAAAATTGCCGATATTACATTTGAAGGGAATAATGCATTTGCAACGCGCCGCTTACGCGATGTTATTTCAACAAGACCTTCAGGAATATTCTCATTATTGATGAGAGGTGATGTTTATAATGAAGAGCGTTTGGCTGCAGATGAAGAGGCATTACGTCGTTTTTATTATAATCGTGGTTATGCAGATTTTCGGATTGTTTCATCTAAAGTAGTTTTTGATGAAAAGAGTAATAGTTATAAAATTAATTTCGTTCTTGATGAAGGGGAACGTTATAAAATTGGTGATGTTCAGGTTGAAAGTGATATTGAGGGAATTAATACCCAATTCATAAAAGAAGCACTTAAAACCCGTCCAGGTATTATTTATAGTGCAGCATATGTTGAAAAATCTGTTGCAATTATTAATAATAAAGTTGCTGATTCTGGGTATGCGTTTGCTAAAGTTGATCCACGAGGAAATCGTGATTTTACAAATCGTACAATCTCAATTGTTTATAATATTGAACAGGGGCCGCGGGTTTATGTTCAGCGAATTGAAATACGTGGTAATGAAAAAACTCGAGATTATGTTATTCGTCGTGAAATTGATTTAAATGAGGGGGATGCCTATAATCAAACATTAGTGCAACGGGCAAAGCGTCGACTAGAAAATTTAGGCTTTTTCAAAGCGGTTAATATTTCGATGGTTCCAACTGATGAATCTGATCAGGTTGTATTGATTGTAGATGTCTTAGAGGTTCCGACAGGAGATCTTTCTTTCTCAGGTGGTTATACAACAGGGGGTAATACTCCAGGTATGTCTCTTGAGGTTTCTGTTACCGAGCGTAACCTTGGTGGACGTGGTCAATATGTTCGATTGAGTTTGGGCGCTGGACAAGAGAAGTCTCGTAATTATAATTTTTCGTTTGTTGAGCCTCATTTCTTAGGCTATCGTTTGTCTGCTGGTGTTGATATTTTCCGCAGTACTTATCGTGCTGATAATGCATACGATGTACGACAAACAGGGGGATCGCTCCGGTTTGGTGTATCAATTTTTGAACAATTATCTGCCAATTTAGGTTATTCTTATGTGCAGGAAGAATATGATTTTGGTAAAGGTTATGATTTAACTAATGATGATGTCATAAGAGAATTATATGGAAAATATTCTGGTGCGATTGTTCAAGCTGCAAAACATAGCCCTTGGAGGCGCTCGTCCATTGTTTATGGTCTGACCTATAATTCTATTGATGATATGAATAATCCGCATGATGGTTTATACATTCGTGCTACGCAGGAATATGCAGGGCTGGGTGGAAACGCTCAATTCTTAAAAACGACTGGTAAGGCAATGATGTACAAGACACTTTCTGATGAGATGGATCTTGTTAGTTTGCTTTCTGTTGGTAGTGGTTATATCCACGCAATAGGTAAAGATGGTGTCCGTATCTTTGATATGTTTAAAAGCGGTACTGATATGATTCGAGGGTTCAAATATAACGGAATTGGTCCTCGTCAGGTTTCTAATAGTGGTGAAGCATATTTCTTAGGTGGTAAAACATATATGAATGCAACTGCTGAATTACAGTTTCCTATACCTATTGTACCTGAAAGTTTAGGCTTTCGTGGTGCTGTATTTGCAGATGCTGCAACGCTCTATGGCCATAATTATAAACCTGTTCTTCAAAATGAAATGCCGGTTACAGATACAGGGAGTGCATGGCGTACGTCTGCGGGTGTTAGTTTGATGTGGGAATCTCCATTTGGTCCTCTTCGTGTTAATTATGCTTGGCCAATAACTCAGCAAAAAGGTGATCAAGTGCAGAAATTTGAGTTTGGTATTTCTACTAAGTTCTAA